A single Paenibacillus sp. FSL R5-0517 DNA region contains:
- a CDS encoding PucR family transcriptional regulator ligand-binding domain-containing protein — protein sequence MQLTVKEALQVYPLSEAKLVAGGEGTSRMMKSVNVMDAPDIADWIKSGEMLFTTAFIMKDSETDALRLMRRLNERGCAGLGIKLGRFWQSIPQGIVEEADRLRLPLLELPFQFTFSDQMNALFKAEHERSNRLLHEVVQKQKKLMQFALQQQPHRNVFAELATVLNYPLAVIGSRGHVLYGSEGIAGDAVTQGWPWKSVMHRVKWNQGSCHRVPIKQNDEEYGSLLVFTDSALSLRAEEELFQQAADVLAFYMDMTYREHINPTVQDEMRILLSQYLDNKMTIQELTTLSENKGVHLFQGTYQCVLITLEPTLFAEGKLLKQIHRELQYNPLMQFTASQHFQIEDGILSIYTCPTGRDYGEELSGFLLNRFGDVLAAQEAKGAPAPRFWISKMKHEPKSLREAYQECLDTRQLARRFGMKDRALQFEMLEFAYVFQHVPDNIMENYCNKVLEPLLARDGDPNQVLMNTLESFIENDGLINEAAKQLFVHRNTVTYRMEKVGSLLQMDFKKTNDLLKLKLVFTFRKFVRDKAAARPHNVQL from the coding sequence ATGCAACTTACGGTTAAAGAGGCTTTACAGGTATACCCGTTGTCCGAGGCCAAACTGGTTGCGGGTGGAGAAGGGACTTCACGGATGATGAAATCCGTTAATGTCATGGACGCTCCTGATATCGCGGATTGGATCAAATCCGGAGAAATGTTGTTCACCACCGCTTTTATTATGAAAGACAGTGAAACAGACGCACTGCGTTTGATGCGGCGCTTGAATGAACGTGGCTGCGCAGGACTCGGCATCAAGCTGGGACGCTTCTGGCAGTCCATTCCCCAAGGCATTGTCGAGGAAGCGGATCGACTTCGGTTACCATTGCTGGAGCTTCCTTTTCAATTCACCTTCTCGGACCAGATGAATGCCTTGTTCAAGGCTGAGCATGAACGCAGTAACCGATTGCTGCATGAGGTTGTGCAGAAGCAAAAGAAATTAATGCAGTTTGCTCTGCAACAACAGCCACACCGGAATGTGTTTGCCGAACTTGCTACGGTGTTGAACTATCCGCTTGCCGTCATTGGTTCACGTGGGCATGTGCTCTATGGCAGTGAAGGCATTGCAGGGGATGCTGTAACCCAGGGCTGGCCATGGAAATCCGTCATGCACCGAGTGAAATGGAATCAGGGAAGTTGTCATCGCGTACCGATCAAGCAGAATGATGAAGAATACGGATCGTTGCTGGTGTTTACCGATTCAGCCTTATCCCTTCGGGCAGAAGAAGAACTGTTCCAACAGGCTGCCGATGTACTGGCATTTTATATGGATATGACTTATCGCGAGCATATTAATCCAACCGTTCAAGATGAGATGCGTATACTACTTTCACAGTATCTGGATAACAAAATGACCATTCAGGAATTGACCACCTTGAGTGAAAACAAAGGTGTACATCTGTTCCAGGGAACGTATCAGTGCGTACTGATTACGCTTGAGCCGACTCTCTTCGCCGAGGGAAAGCTGCTTAAACAGATTCATCGTGAATTACAATACAATCCGCTGATGCAATTCACGGCCTCACAGCATTTTCAGATCGAAGATGGCATTCTGTCCATCTATACCTGTCCAACAGGGAGAGACTATGGAGAGGAACTGTCAGGTTTTTTGTTGAACCGGTTCGGTGATGTGCTGGCAGCACAAGAAGCAAAAGGGGCACCGGCTCCGCGTTTCTGGATCAGCAAAATGAAACATGAACCCAAATCGCTCCGTGAAGCGTATCAGGAATGTCTGGATACTCGACAACTGGCTCGTCGATTCGGCATGAAAGACCGTGCGTTGCAATTTGAAATGCTCGAATTTGCCTATGTGTTCCAACATGTACCGGATAACATCATGGAGAATTACTGCAATAAAGTACTTGAACCGTTACTTGCCAGAGACGGTGATCCCAATCAGGTATTAATGAATACATTGGAGTCCTTTATTGAGAACGATGGACTGATCAATGAAGCTGCCAAGCAGCTGTTTGTGCATCGAAACACGGTCACCTATCGTATGGAGAAAGTCGGCAGCTTGCTGCAAATGGACTTTAAGAAGACGAATGATCTGCTGAAATTAAAGCTGGTATTCACCTTCCGCAAGTTTGTGCGGGACAAAGCAGCTGCAAGACCGCATAATGTGCAACTCTAA